From Amphritea atlantica, a single genomic window includes:
- a CDS encoding SulP family inorganic anion transporter: MLQLIYKRSQSMKSDVLSGLTVALALVPEAVAFAFVAGVEPLVGLYAAFMVGLITATIGGRPGMISGATGALAVVMVSLVAQHGIEYLFATVVLMGIFQILAGTFRLGKFIRMVPHPVMLGFVNGLAIVIFLAQMKQFQVADADGVLDWMQGAQLGVMLGLVVLTMAIIHYLPKLTNAVPSTLVAILVVTGIVIGLDIDSARSVQDVLIDMTGNPAASIAGGLPQFHIPMVDINLETLKIIVPYALILAAIGLIESLLTLTLIDEITETRGRGNKECVGQGVANVATGFFGGMGGCAMIGQSMINISSGGTGRASGISAALFLLLFILVGSSWIEMIPVAALVGVMFIVVIGTFEWASINLMRKIPPSDAIVVVTVTVVTVLTDLAIAVIVGVIVSALVFAWKHAKHMRIDTSIEQNGFLKVYRPHGPLFFGSVQAFRDNFTPKFDPQEVIIDFANCRVMDHSGVEVIDSLVERYEKAGIDIHIRHLSNECIRLLEKAESAVEINREEDPDYKVADDKLA; this comes from the coding sequence ATGCTGCAATTGATTTATAAGCGTTCTCAAAGCATGAAATCCGACGTGTTGTCCGGTCTGACCGTCGCGCTGGCGCTGGTGCCGGAGGCTGTAGCCTTTGCCTTTGTCGCCGGGGTTGAGCCTCTGGTCGGTCTTTATGCCGCTTTTATGGTGGGTCTGATTACCGCTACGATTGGTGGTCGCCCAGGTATGATCTCCGGTGCAACCGGTGCGCTGGCGGTGGTGATGGTCAGCCTGGTGGCACAACATGGTATTGAATATCTGTTTGCCACGGTGGTTCTGATGGGAATATTTCAGATTCTCGCGGGTACTTTTCGCCTGGGTAAATTTATCCGTATGGTGCCTCACCCGGTGATGCTGGGGTTTGTAAATGGTCTGGCGATTGTTATTTTTCTGGCGCAGATGAAGCAATTTCAGGTTGCAGATGCCGATGGCGTGCTGGACTGGATGCAGGGGGCGCAGCTGGGAGTCATGCTGGGACTGGTTGTACTGACGATGGCGATTATCCATTATCTGCCTAAGTTAACGAATGCTGTTCCGTCGACGCTGGTGGCTATTCTGGTGGTGACCGGAATCGTTATCGGTCTGGATATTGATTCAGCCCGCAGTGTACAGGACGTTCTGATTGATATGACCGGTAATCCTGCTGCAAGCATCGCCGGTGGTCTGCCACAGTTTCATATTCCGATGGTGGATATCAACCTCGAAACACTGAAGATTATCGTACCTTACGCATTAATTCTGGCAGCGATAGGACTGATTGAATCACTGCTGACACTGACGTTAATTGATGAAATCACGGAAACCCGTGGTCGTGGTAATAAAGAGTGTGTGGGGCAGGGAGTTGCTAATGTGGCGACCGGCTTCTTCGGCGGCATGGGTGGCTGTGCCATGATCGGTCAGAGCATGATTAATATCAGCTCTGGTGGTACCGGTCGGGCGTCAGGTATCTCTGCTGCGCTGTTCCTGTTGCTTTTCATTCTGGTCGGTTCCAGCTGGATCGAGATGATTCCAGTGGCGGCACTGGTCGGAGTTATGTTTATTGTGGTGATCGGCACCTTCGAATGGGCCAGTATCAACCTGATGCGTAAGATTCCACCCTCGGATGCCATTGTGGTGGTCACCGTAACGGTGGTGACTGTGCTCACCGATCTGGCGATTGCGGTTATTGTGGGTGTTATTGTGTCTGCTCTGGTGTTTGCCTGGAAGCATGCCAAGCATATGCGGATTGATACCAGTATTGAGCAGAACGGCTTTCTCAAGGTTTACAGACCCCATGGCCCGCTATTCTTTGGCTCAGTACAGGCATTCCGGGATAATTTCACCCCTAAGTTTGATCCTCAGGAGGTGATTATCGATTTTGCTAACTGCCGGGTGATGGATCATTCCGGTGTTGAAGTAATCGATTCATTGGTGGAACGATATGAGAAGGCGGGTATTGATATCCATATTCGTCATCTGAGTAATGAGTGTATTCGACTGCTTGAGAAAGCGGAAAGTGCGGTTGAGATCAACCGGGAAGAAGACCCGGATTATAAAGTGGCTGACGATAAGCTGGCCTGA
- a CDS encoding helix-turn-helix domain-containing protein has translation MESLNTTFARRLLISHLITTVERPSVPVLMAKTGWPRRTIQDVIKAIPGMGVNIYFKQDGRRNNDGYYVIDHWGAINPDWLRQNIDDVKSTLEFN, from the coding sequence ATGGAAAGTCTGAACACGACATTTGCCCGTCGGCTTCTTATCTCTCATCTTATTACCACTGTTGAGCGTCCCAGCGTACCTGTTTTAATGGCGAAAACAGGCTGGCCGCGTCGTACCATTCAGGATGTGATCAAAGCGATTCCCGGTATGGGGGTTAACATCTATTTCAAACAGGACGGCCGGCGTAATAACGATGGCTATTATGTTATCGATCACTGGGGGGCGATCAATCCCGACTGGTTGCGTCAGAATATTGATGATGTGAAGAGTACGCTGGAATTCAATTAA
- a CDS encoding VWA domain-containing protein — protein sequence MRDKHPVSTVSSNQEIEEFLKQAQQLTAPAPGDARLIFSLDATASRERTWDHACHLQSEMFLQTRELGKLSVQLCHYGGLNQFSASEWLQDTNSLLNRMNSVKCLGGHTQIARLLEHSLKQTRQHPVQAIIFIGDCVEEPVDFLCQLAGKLGIHSTPLFIFQEGHDITAAHAFKQMAKLSGGAYCRFDNSSAATLKALLSAVAVYATGGRRALLEYAKKGNPDILKLTHQLK from the coding sequence ATGAGAGATAAACACCCCGTCAGTACGGTATCCAGTAATCAGGAGATCGAAGAATTCCTGAAACAGGCACAGCAACTCACTGCACCTGCCCCTGGTGACGCCCGGCTGATCTTTTCTCTGGATGCTACCGCAAGCCGTGAAAGAACCTGGGATCATGCCTGCCACCTTCAAAGCGAAATGTTTTTGCAAACCCGGGAGCTGGGAAAACTTTCCGTACAGCTCTGCCACTATGGCGGTCTGAACCAGTTCAGTGCCAGCGAATGGCTGCAGGATACCAACAGCCTGCTGAACCGTATGAATAGCGTTAAGTGTCTCGGCGGGCATACCCAGATAGCCCGCCTGCTGGAACACAGCCTGAAACAAACCCGGCAACACCCGGTTCAGGCAATCATATTTATCGGTGATTGTGTTGAAGAGCCCGTTGATTTTCTCTGTCAGTTGGCAGGCAAGCTGGGGATCCACTCGACTCCTCTGTTTATTTTTCAGGAGGGACATGACATTACCGCCGCCCATGCATTCAAACAGATGGCCAAACTATCGGGCGGGGCCTATTGCCGTTTCGATAATAGCAGCGCTGCCACCCTGAAAGCCTTACTCAGTGCGGTGGCTGTATATGCAACCGGAGGGCGGCGGGCGCTGCTCGAATATGCAAAAAAGGGGAATCCGGATATTCTGAAACTCACCCATCAGCTTAAATAG
- a CDS encoding lysophospholipid acyltransferase family protein → MVNVEQVITEKYPTFASKPSIIRNTALFMLRRLFHEQEVNAFLEDNNNYQGFEFIDQVLDYFNFTYSLSNKDLMNIPSSGRVLIIANHPLGALDGLALLKMIGEIRKDVRIVANDMLSSFSQLSPLLLPVDNLNRATRKQDIANINNALHNEEAVIVFPAGEVSRAGATGIKDSNWNQGFLHFAKKTNSPILPVFIGGKNSSLFYTISGINRTLAALLLPREMFNKHSMNLKFKIGEPIPYSQLDKLPVSGPEKCKMVRKHLYRLARDKNPLFKTEKTIARPQDRKALKQELKKSELLGETADGKRIYLFDYQADSAVMREVGRLREVSFRCVGEGTGEKLDLDRYDSHYRHLILWDEEELEIVGAYRLAEAWKMNNNEDDQLYSSTLFNYSPAMQQFFEQGIELGRSFVQPKYWGKRSLDYLWYGIGAYLKRHPEVRYMFGPVSLSNSYPQHAKDLLVYFYRLYFPDRDELGKSFTPYALKPETITDLQQLFCGSDYKEDFKILKQQMDFLNCAVPTLYKQYADVCEEGGVRFLDFGVDADFNFCVDGLVLVDMNYLKAKKRARYIGLLN, encoded by the coding sequence GTGGTCAACGTCGAACAGGTCATCACCGAAAAATACCCCACTTTTGCCTCTAAGCCATCGATCATCCGAAACACAGCGCTATTTATGCTGCGTCGTTTGTTTCATGAGCAGGAGGTCAACGCATTTCTTGAGGATAACAATAACTACCAGGGGTTTGAGTTTATTGATCAGGTGCTGGACTACTTCAATTTCACTTACAGCCTGTCCAATAAAGACCTGATGAACATCCCCTCCAGCGGCCGGGTTCTGATCATCGCGAATCATCCTCTGGGCGCTCTTGATGGTCTGGCACTGCTAAAAATGATTGGCGAGATCCGTAAGGATGTACGCATTGTTGCCAACGACATGCTGTCATCCTTTTCACAGCTGAGCCCTTTGCTGCTACCCGTTGATAACCTGAACCGGGCGACCCGCAAGCAGGATATTGCCAATATCAATAACGCGCTACATAACGAAGAAGCGGTCATCGTCTTCCCCGCAGGTGAGGTTTCCCGGGCCGGTGCAACCGGCATCAAAGACAGTAACTGGAATCAGGGCTTCCTGCACTTTGCCAAAAAAACTAACAGCCCGATCCTGCCAGTTTTCATTGGCGGGAAAAACTCCTCTCTGTTCTACACCATCTCCGGCATCAACCGTACACTGGCAGCACTGTTACTGCCCCGGGAGATGTTTAATAAACATTCCATGAACCTGAAGTTTAAAATCGGTGAACCGATACCCTATAGCCAGCTGGATAAACTACCGGTTTCAGGGCCTGAAAAATGCAAGATGGTACGCAAACACCTGTATCGCCTGGCCAGAGACAAAAACCCGCTATTCAAAACTGAGAAAACCATTGCCCGCCCTCAGGATCGAAAAGCACTGAAACAAGAGCTCAAGAAGTCAGAACTGCTGGGGGAAACCGCCGATGGTAAGCGAATCTACCTGTTTGACTATCAGGCAGATTCTGCAGTGATGCGTGAAGTTGGCCGGCTTCGGGAGGTCTCATTCCGCTGCGTGGGTGAAGGTACCGGTGAAAAGCTCGATCTCGATCGCTATGACTCTCACTATCGCCACCTGATTCTCTGGGATGAGGAGGAGCTGGAGATCGTCGGTGCCTACCGTCTGGCGGAAGCCTGGAAGATGAATAACAACGAAGATGATCAGCTATACAGCTCGACACTGTTCAATTACAGCCCGGCGATGCAACAATTTTTTGAACAGGGAATCGAACTGGGCCGCAGTTTTGTGCAACCAAAATACTGGGGCAAGCGCAGCCTTGATTATCTCTGGTATGGCATTGGCGCCTACCTTAAACGTCATCCGGAAGTCCGCTATATGTTCGGTCCGGTAAGCCTGAGCAATAGCTATCCACAACACGCTAAGGACCTGCTGGTCTATTTTTACCGACTCTACTTCCCGGACAGAGATGAACTGGGAAAATCATTCACTCCCTATGCTCTTAAACCAGAGACCATCACAGATCTGCAACAACTGTTTTGTGGTTCCGACTATAAAGAGGATTTCAAAATATTGAAGCAGCAGATGGATTTTCTCAACTGCGCTGTGCCCACCCTGTACAAGCAGTATGCTGATGTCTGTGAAGAGGGAGGGGTTCGCTTCCTTGATTTCGGCGTAGATGCTGACTTTAACTTCTGTGTTGATGGACTGGTTCTGGTGGATATGAACTACCTGAAAGCGAAAAAACGGGCCCGCTATATCGGCCTATTGAACTAA
- a CDS encoding HopJ type III effector protein has translation MDLQHFIEQLDSNSGFDFEDTMAIITAHYDYTPTRFTNGDLVNDAGTNEGSCKIFAFAQINQLSEQQTLNCFGRFYRQDVLEKPQGSDHGNIRNFMLHGWSGINFGQAALTAKSLT, from the coding sequence ATGGATCTTCAGCATTTTATTGAGCAACTTGATAGCAATAGTGGTTTTGATTTTGAAGACACGATGGCCATTATTACAGCTCACTATGACTACACTCCAACCCGCTTTACCAACGGCGATCTGGTCAATGACGCAGGAACCAATGAGGGCTCCTGTAAAATCTTTGCTTTCGCCCAGATAAATCAGCTGTCAGAACAACAGACCCTTAACTGCTTTGGTCGTTTCTACCGTCAGGATGTACTAGAGAAGCCTCAGGGTAGTGACCACGGTAACATCCGTAACTTTATGCTGCATGGCTGGTCAGGAATCAACTTCGGACAAGCCGCATTAACAGCGAAAAGCCTGACCTGA
- a CDS encoding 2-dehydropantoate 2-reductase — translation MRFLFIGAGGIGCYYGARLQLQGHQVCYLARGEHLQALQQNGLQVTHPDLSFNQAVDAVDIDTLQNHYRCADFDLILLTLKAGATAPILQQLNTWLKAAEVPVLSLQNGVDNEPLIEQTLGRSRTLGGLAVRIGGHIIAPGRIEATGPAQVMMGSWPNHNSEQIFSPAALEPFAEALNQSGIPARLSADIRHELWRKLLINNGVNPLSALTGLDTRTLTSHPVYGKTVYRMMQEVAAVSKADDVALSQQDVDEMFELISSFDAIKTSMLVDKEKGRPLELNGISGAVIQRAVQLNIEVPNTELVHALLQQQE, via the coding sequence ATGCGTTTTCTTTTCATCGGTGCCGGTGGAATCGGTTGCTATTACGGCGCCAGACTTCAGCTTCAGGGCCATCAGGTATGCTACCTGGCCCGGGGCGAGCACCTTCAGGCGCTGCAGCAGAACGGGCTGCAGGTGACGCATCCTGACCTCAGCTTTAACCAAGCCGTCGACGCTGTCGATATTGATACGCTGCAAAACCATTACCGGTGCGCTGATTTCGACCTTATTCTGCTGACACTCAAAGCGGGCGCCACCGCCCCGATCCTGCAACAGCTAAATACCTGGCTAAAAGCCGCTGAAGTGCCGGTTTTATCCCTGCAAAACGGTGTCGATAACGAGCCATTGATCGAACAGACGCTGGGGCGCTCTCGTACCCTGGGAGGACTGGCAGTGAGAATCGGTGGTCATATCATCGCCCCGGGCAGGATTGAGGCCACAGGCCCCGCTCAGGTGATGATGGGTAGCTGGCCAAACCATAACAGTGAGCAGATTTTCAGCCCTGCGGCATTAGAGCCATTTGCAGAGGCACTGAATCAGTCGGGTATCCCTGCCCGGCTCAGTGCGGATATCCGTCACGAACTGTGGCGCAAACTGCTGATCAATAATGGCGTAAATCCGCTTTCCGCTTTAACCGGACTGGACACCCGTACACTGACATCACACCCGGTCTACGGTAAAACCGTATACCGCATGATGCAGGAGGTCGCCGCAGTATCCAAAGCGGATGATGTGGCACTCAGTCAGCAGGATGTAGATGAGATGTTTGAGCTGATCAGCAGTTTTGACGCCATCAAAACATCGATGCTGGTCGACAAAGAGAAGGGACGACCACTGGAACTGAACGGCATCAGCGGTGCCGTGATACAGCGCGCGGTCCAGCTCAACATCGAGGTACCCAATACCGAGCTTGTGCATGCATTGCTGCAACAGCAGGAATAA
- a CDS encoding sulfite exporter TauE/SafE family protein produces the protein MDITLIIAFIMLGTVVGFLAGLLGIGGGLVMVPVLTSLFIWQGIPQEQVVHLALGTSMASIVITSISSMRAHHKKGGVLWPVVRLIAPGIVAGAFLATFLASVLSSATLGIFFACFLVYASIQMFMNIKPKPSRNLPGTPGLFAAGGVIGSISALVSIGGGTLTVPYLSWHNIDVKKAIGTSAAIGLPISVAGSLGYLVNGLSADMQIDYVFGFIYLPGVALISLMSYFMAPVGAHVAHRLPVPVLKKVFAVLLLGLAIKMISSVI, from the coding sequence ATGGATATTACTCTGATTATCGCGTTTATTATGCTGGGAACCGTGGTTGGTTTTCTCGCGGGCCTGTTAGGCATCGGTGGAGGTCTGGTGATGGTGCCGGTACTGACATCCCTGTTTATCTGGCAGGGTATTCCTCAGGAGCAGGTGGTACATCTGGCGCTGGGCACCTCCATGGCCTCGATTGTGATTACCTCAATCTCCAGTATGCGTGCCCATCATAAAAAAGGCGGAGTGTTGTGGCCGGTGGTCAGGCTGATCGCGCCCGGTATTGTTGCCGGTGCTTTTCTGGCGACGTTTCTGGCTTCGGTTCTGAGCTCTGCAACGCTTGGGATATTTTTTGCGTGCTTCCTGGTTTATGCATCCATTCAGATGTTTATGAATATCAAGCCAAAGCCTTCCCGGAACCTTCCCGGAACTCCGGGTCTGTTTGCCGCGGGTGGTGTGATAGGCAGCATCTCGGCACTGGTTTCCATCGGCGGCGGTACTCTGACGGTGCCTTATCTGAGCTGGCACAATATCGATGTTAAGAAAGCGATCGGCACTTCTGCCGCAATCGGTTTACCTATCTCCGTTGCAGGGTCACTTGGCTATCTTGTGAATGGCTTATCTGCGGATATGCAGATCGATTATGTGTTTGGTTTTATCTATCTGCCCGGTGTGGCTCTGATCTCGCTGATGAGCTATTTTATGGCGCCTGTCGGAGCTCATGTTGCTCACCGGCTGCCAGTGCCGGTGCTGAAAAAAGTATTTGCAGTCTTGTTGTTAGGGTTGGCGATCAAGATGATCAGTTCGGTGATCTGA
- a CDS encoding nucleoside deaminase, with translation MDNTDKANPAATGVDTAAFIRRIDQLRPDPDYRDDSHGLHCCRLALDALEQGNYGVAAILTDPQGEVVAQSENRVFSSGRNDRGQSERAYHSSAHAEMLLIDQLEEQQIPYPPEQLTMLVTLEPCPMCLARLLLSGIGSVRYIARDLEGGMLSHLDKLPPAWRNLSQLQNHYQAHVSEPVRQLAMDIGSTNLPALRAKLLKQIRP, from the coding sequence ATGGACAATACTGATAAAGCAAACCCCGCCGCAACGGGTGTTGATACCGCAGCCTTTATACGGCGTATCGATCAGCTGCGTCCCGATCCGGATTATCGCGACGACTCTCATGGTCTCCATTGCTGCCGTCTGGCGCTGGATGCGCTGGAGCAGGGAAATTACGGCGTTGCCGCGATTCTGACTGATCCGCAGGGGGAGGTGGTGGCGCAGTCAGAGAACCGGGTTTTCAGCTCAGGCCGTAATGACAGGGGTCAGAGTGAGCGGGCCTACCACAGCAGTGCTCATGCTGAGATGTTGCTGATTGATCAGTTAGAAGAACAGCAGATACCTTATCCGCCTGAGCAGCTGACAATGCTGGTTACTCTGGAGCCCTGTCCGATGTGTCTGGCGCGTCTGCTGTTATCCGGAATCGGTTCAGTTCGATATATTGCCCGTGACCTCGAAGGAGGGATGCTTAGCCATCTGGATAAGCTGCCGCCGGCCTGGCGAAACCTGTCCCAGTTACAGAACCATTATCAGGCCCATGTTTCAGAACCTGTCCGCCAGTTGGCCATGGATATCGGCTCAACCAATCTTCCTGCGTTGAGGGCTAAACTGCTAAAGCAGATCCGTCCCTGA
- a CDS encoding DEAD/DEAH box helicase: protein MKFTDLGLSAPILDAVTDKGYETPSPIQAQAIPAVLEGKDLMAAAQTGTGKTAGFTLPLLELLSRGERAQGNQIRALILTPTRELAAQVAESVRDYGKHLPLRSAVVFGGVSINPQMMQLRKGVDILIATPGRLMDLYNQNAVKFNKVEVLVLDEADRMLDMGFIHDIKKIINLLPKQRQNLMFSATFSDSIRNLAKGLVNDPIEISVTPRNTTATKVKQWICPVDKKQKSALFSALLEEHQWHQVLVFTRTKRGANQLCKHLDSGGVNAAAIHGNKSQGARTKALLEFKQGKVQVLVATDIAARGLDIDQLPQVVNFDLPNVPEDYVHRIGRTGRAGASGQAISLVSADEFDQLSDIEHLIGRILDREEVLGFQPLHNLPESSLNSRKRKPNKPKRAKPQSEHKDGQRSADVARGHKPTGKNKRHRASGGNRQEPASTAGKPAQRKPAPAKAAQGSASGNSQQPANRGGRSTSGGNSPAKPGNRRPARGKPGISRG from the coding sequence ATGAAATTTACTGATCTGGGCCTGTCGGCACCGATACTTGATGCCGTTACCGATAAAGGTTACGAGACCCCTTCCCCGATTCAGGCTCAGGCGATTCCGGCCGTGCTGGAGGGCAAGGATCTGATGGCCGCCGCCCAGACCGGCACCGGTAAAACCGCCGGTTTTACTCTGCCTCTTCTGGAACTGCTAAGCCGTGGTGAACGTGCCCAGGGCAATCAGATCCGCGCACTGATTCTGACCCCGACCCGGGAACTGGCTGCTCAGGTTGCTGAAAGCGTCAGGGACTATGGTAAGCATCTGCCGCTGCGCTCAGCAGTCGTCTTTGGCGGTGTCAGCATTAACCCGCAGATGATGCAGCTGCGCAAAGGTGTCGATATCCTTATCGCCACACCGGGCCGTCTGATGGATCTTTATAATCAGAACGCGGTTAAATTTAACAAAGTTGAAGTACTGGTACTGGATGAAGCGGACCGGATGCTGGATATGGGCTTTATCCACGACATCAAAAAGATCATCAACCTGCTGCCTAAACAGCGCCAGAACCTGATGTTCTCAGCCACTTTTTCTGACTCGATCCGCAACCTGGCCAAAGGGCTGGTCAACGACCCGATCGAAATCTCCGTCACTCCACGCAACACCACTGCCACTAAAGTAAAACAGTGGATCTGCCCGGTTGATAAGAAACAGAAGTCTGCGCTATTCAGTGCCCTGCTGGAAGAACACCAATGGCATCAGGTACTGGTATTTACCCGCACTAAACGGGGCGCAAACCAGCTATGCAAACACCTGGATAGCGGTGGCGTGAATGCTGCAGCCATTCACGGCAACAAAAGTCAGGGCGCCCGCACCAAAGCACTGTTAGAGTTCAAGCAGGGCAAGGTACAGGTATTAGTAGCGACCGATATTGCCGCGCGCGGTCTGGATATCGACCAGTTGCCACAGGTTGTCAACTTTGATCTGCCCAATGTCCCGGAAGACTATGTTCACCGGATCGGTCGTACCGGTCGTGCCGGTGCCAGCGGTCAGGCGATCTCACTGGTCAGTGCCGATGAATTTGATCAGCTGTCCGATATCGAGCATCTGATTGGCCGGATACTTGACCGGGAAGAGGTGCTGGGTTTCCAGCCGCTGCACAACCTGCCCGAATCCAGTCTGAACAGCCGTAAGCGCAAGCCGAACAAGCCTAAACGCGCCAAGCCCCAGAGTGAGCACAAGGATGGGCAGCGCTCGGCTGATGTTGCCCGGGGCCACAAACCGACAGGTAAAAACAAGCGCCACCGCGCCAGCGGCGGAAACCGTCAGGAGCCCGCTTCAACTGCAGGCAAACCCGCTCAGCGGAAACCGGCACCGGCTAAAGCCGCACAAGGCAGCGCCTCAGGCAACAGCCAGCAACCGGCGAACCGTGGTGGTCGATCCACCAGCGGCGGAAACAGCCCCGCAAAGCCAGGCAATCGTCGTCCGGCTCGCGGTAAACCTGGCATATCCCGCGGTTAA
- the dinB gene encoding DNA polymerase IV, producing the protein MTETLQRKIIHCDCDCFFAAVEMRDDPSLRDIPLAIGGSSDRRGVISTCNYSARKFGIHSAMATAQALKLCPGLKVIPGNMEKYRQASAAIMAIYEDYTDQIEPLSLDEAYLDVTGTTIKGGSATLIAEEIRQRVKQTVGITISAGVAPNKFIAKIASDWNKPDGLCVITPDQLESFVLQLPVSKIYGVGKVTTAKLHQMGIDTCADLRTFSMAQLVDRFGRFGKRLYELSRGEDDRPVRTSRERKSISVEHTFPADLPDLASCLEQLPTMLSELESRFLKYTDQREIAGGVIKLKFSDFSQTTVEQSGTECPLALYQHLCREAWERGKKTVRLIGVGYRLKPKNQQMAVQLKLLE; encoded by the coding sequence GTGACAGAGACACTTCAACGAAAAATAATCCATTGCGACTGTGATTGCTTCTTTGCTGCAGTCGAGATGCGGGATGACCCCTCGCTCAGAGACATACCGCTGGCCATTGGTGGCTCCTCTGATCGCCGTGGGGTGATCTCTACCTGTAACTATTCGGCGCGAAAATTTGGTATCCACTCCGCCATGGCGACGGCTCAGGCGCTTAAACTGTGTCCGGGCCTGAAAGTGATTCCGGGGAATATGGAAAAGTATCGCCAGGCTTCGGCTGCCATTATGGCGATCTATGAGGACTATACTGATCAAATTGAGCCACTGTCGCTGGATGAAGCCTATCTTGATGTGACCGGCACCACGATAAAGGGCGGCAGTGCCACCCTGATCGCAGAGGAGATTCGACAGCGGGTTAAGCAGACGGTTGGCATCACTATCTCGGCAGGGGTCGCGCCGAATAAGTTTATTGCTAAAATCGCCAGCGACTGGAATAAACCCGACGGCCTGTGTGTGATCACTCCGGATCAGCTGGAGTCGTTTGTACTGCAGTTGCCGGTCAGTAAAATCTACGGTGTCGGCAAGGTTACCACGGCGAAGCTGCATCAGATGGGGATTGATACCTGTGCCGATCTGCGGACGTTTAGTATGGCACAGCTGGTAGACCGCTTTGGCCGTTTTGGTAAGCGGCTCTATGAGCTGAGCAGGGGAGAGGATGATCGGCCGGTCAGAACCAGCAGGGAGCGTAAATCGATCAGCGTGGAGCACACTTTCCCGGCGGATCTGCCGGATCTGGCAAGTTGTCTGGAGCAACTGCCGACTATGCTGAGTGAACTTGAGTCGCGTTTTTTGAAATATACGGATCAGCGGGAGATAGCCGGAGGTGTGATTAAGCTGAAGTTTTCAGACTTTAGTCAGACAACGGTGGAGCAGAGTGGGACGGAGTGTCCATTGGCGCTTTACCAGCACCTGTGTCGGGAAGCCTGGGAGCGGGGCAAGAAAACAGTACGGTTGATTGGTGTTGGTTATCGGCTCAAACCAAAGAACCAGCAGATGGCGGTACAGTTAAAGCTACTTGAATGA
- a CDS encoding DnaJ domain-containing protein → MNPIVLILLGLIVLGWILWLRRKSPADQRKANIMLLIGVLAAAILYLLVTGKLNLIGALLAISLPFARRLIPLLPFVAKLFQHYQNKQHGRGNTSEVNSRILKMQLDHDTSALEGEVIEGPLQGRQLSSLSESEFIELLNYCRKTDEQSARLLETYLDKRFGDSWRKDDTKGQESGNSELSDTEKAYQILGLEPGASKKQVIEAHRRLMQKMHPDRGGSDYLAAEINQAKDLLLKKLS, encoded by the coding sequence TTGAACCCAATCGTTCTAATACTGCTCGGATTAATTGTGCTGGGCTGGATTCTCTGGCTGCGCCGCAAATCACCTGCGGATCAGCGCAAAGCCAACATAATGCTACTCATAGGGGTGTTAGCGGCGGCGATCCTCTATCTGCTGGTGACGGGCAAACTCAATCTGATCGGTGCATTGCTGGCTATTTCACTGCCGTTTGCGCGGCGACTTATTCCCCTGTTGCCATTTGTGGCAAAACTCTTTCAACATTACCAGAATAAGCAGCACGGCAGAGGTAATACATCTGAAGTGAACAGCCGTATCCTGAAGATGCAACTGGATCATGACACCAGCGCTCTCGAGGGTGAGGTGATTGAAGGCCCCCTGCAAGGACGACAACTGTCCAGCCTCAGTGAATCAGAGTTTATCGAACTGCTGAACTACTGTCGTAAAACCGATGAGCAGTCAGCGCGCTTACTGGAGACCTATCTGGATAAGCGGTTTGGCGATAGCTGGCGCAAAGATGACACAAAAGGCCAGGAGAGTGGTAATTCAGAACTCTCAGACACCGAAAAAGCATATCAGATTCTGGGGCTTGAACCTGGAGCATCAAAAAAACAGGTCATTGAGGCGCATCGCCGACTGATGCAAAAAATGCATCCCGACCGGGGCGGCAGCGACTATCTGGCAGCAGAGATAAACCAGGCTAAAGACCTTCTGCTGAAAAAGCTGTCATAA